ATCTGGTTCATACATCGCCCCAAAGGGAAACCCGACCGGCTGGATATTACACTCTTAGTCGGAACACTATTCCTCTCCTCTTTATCGCCGACCGATCTGTTCCCTGCGGCTCTTCGCAAGAATGTCGTGCTCCCATACGCATTGAAGGCTCTATTCCCGACCTTGGTTTGGATACGGTTGAGTATAGAGCTGCTTTGCACGCATTATCTCTCTACCCAAGCGGACACATCCTCATCTTTGGCCTATGATCAGAATTGATGTGGTACTGCCGGCATACCGTCCCGGTCAGGGGTGGGAGCGAGAGGCTATATCTCGCTTGACAGCTTTGTCCGATAGTATACCGGACGTGACTTTTCGCATATTCATCGTACCCGATGGGAGCAATGAAGGTCATTCTGACGAGGTACGTTCGCATTGGGCAACATCGCCGTGGGAGGTCATCTATTGCGACTATGCCAAGAATAGAGGAAAGGGCTTTGCCGTCCGCTATGGAGTAGGACAAACCGATGCTCCTTTTGTGCTCTATACGGATTATGATCTGCCGTTTACTCTGGATTCATATAAACAGGTGATAGAAGCCCTTCTGGAAGGTGCAGATGTCGTTATATCTCGCAGAGAGCCGGAATCTTATGGGAAAAAGATTCGCTTAAAGCGGAAAATGCTTTCCGACTTTTCGCATTTTGTAAACAAATTCTTCTTCTTGCCAACGACTGATACACAAGGAGGACTTAAGGGGTTCTCCTCAGTGGGACGTTTTATTTTCCTCCAAACACGGATAGATAGTTTCCTGTTCGATACCGAGTTTATCTGTCTGGCTAAGAGAAAAAAAGTGTGCATAGCAGTCGTCAGCGGCTCCATTCGTCCTGACATCTCTCTGTCGGTAATGAAAGCCAAGACTATCCTTCGTGAAGTCTATAAAATCCCCAAATTGATCAAAGCAAGATGGTTCTCTTGAGTTTCGATATCGAGGAGTTCGATGTACCCCTTGAGCAGGG
This genomic stretch from Porphyromonas gingivalis ATCC 33277 harbors:
- a CDS encoding glycosyltransferase gives rise to the protein MIRIDVVLPAYRPGQGWEREAISRLTALSDSIPDVTFRIFIVPDGSNEGHSDEVRSHWATSPWEVIYCDYAKNRGKGFAVRYGVGQTDAPFVLYTDYDLPFTLDSYKQVIEALLEGADVVISRREPESYGKKIRLKRKMLSDFSHFVNKFFFLPTTDTQGGLKGFSSVGRFIFLQTRIDSFLFDTEFICLAKRKKVCIAVVSGSIRPDISLSVMKAKTILREVYKIPKLIKARWFS